A genomic region of Raphanus sativus cultivar WK10039 chromosome 6, ASM80110v3, whole genome shotgun sequence contains the following coding sequences:
- the LOC108853487 gene encoding uncharacterized protein LOC108853487, which translates to MKRYWSVALVLLLLVAFFSSKHSVEGRSLLRLAHSSQAVRDLQTSKEMKEEKLLRGENDSFRRIPKSGSNPIQNKYNLPIGVQGSRKQQITAAAAATKP; encoded by the exons ATGAAGAGATACTGGTCAGTGGCTCTGGTTCTTTTGCTACTTGTAGCTTTCTTTAGCAGCAAGCACAGTGTAGAGGGACGTTCTCTGTTAAGGCTGGCACATTCTAGTCAAGCTGTGAGAGATTTGCAGACAAGCAAGGAGATGAAGGAAGAAAAGCTTCTTAGAGGAGAAAATGATAGCTTCCGAAGAATCCCAAAGAGTGGTTCAAACCCTATTCAGAACAA GTATAACTTACCTATAGGTGTTCAAGGAAGTAGGAAACAGCAGAtcacagcagcagcagcagcaacaaaaCCTTAA
- the LOC130495744 gene encoding uncharacterized protein LOC130495744, which translates to MAESSIGDDVEVTPSSDVPREAVLRMMEDDIEYMRIGCDKLARTDKATSDRLGALEKKIATMGSESNSRLGVIESQILLITEMLSRFEANAVINQRPGKGIMSSSFHTQNQKVDMPVLAGLLPFDWISRVERFFRIGNYNNEDKLHLVSLSLEGPVLQWFNGEMMTEPFQSWNQFTKRMLERFAGPIDNDPAARLFCLQQEGDTVDYVNEFEMLRNQVTWVDEKNLIKVFYNGLKPEMKEVIRMKEPVSLTSHKLAVLKMQSTTFCKVIGSAAVGETQKGYKRQSYSTRIAIVPPKKIGDQSSLEAGANKENAVQQRPALRPRQQYSDAELDRMRKDKLQVMDSQEEDIFQEQPNQQVLHTLSLNSYLGIDSSKTTKMRGYINNKEVIVMLAIGASHNFISPEVVTKLRLKVSADSSLDVLLGIGEVDWKEQVFSFVYEGNRVTLLGEKALNCMKFYFKSLKPVYTSGKIGREVLLASSIATSLFPEVRIQYSQILQEFADVFSIPTTLPSFRGQRHTINLKPGVSSVSVRPCRYPHASKVAMEQMVNDMLATGIIRPSTSPFSSHVLLVKKKDVSLRFCVDYRSLNRATILDKYPIPLSSNKKVEADIHKTAFRIVEGHYEFLVMPFGLTNAPDPGPYEQVQTVEYLSHIISANGVATDSAKTEEMTTWPIPKTLKQLRGFLGLTGYYRRFVKDYGSIARPLTTLLKKDQFFWSQEEQAAFDQLKHAMAHALVLALPNFQETFVIESDASRFGLGAVLMQTKQPIAFFSHALTTREQMKPAYKRELMAIVMAIRKWKHYLLGRKFHVHSDQQQRRLSRSLSTSSMILALTVPTVLQWEDLYNEIRADTTLQATISKLLSGALVSKKYQVIEGRLWSKKQLVIPKTSKFVLVILQEAHNSKLGRHSGVLKTVKRVQCSFSWKGMYKQIHEYVASYKSRRDLELAVGDMVYLKLQPYRQKTVSRRFCQKLVAKFYGPYKIIERIGKTAYKLHLPPEARIHSVFHVSQLKLALGQQDQCSELPPSCSVDDDEVITPADVLDKRYSSKGELELLLEGKLNFVGGSIDRYKKSYYRKRKGKEVCEVEGWYIEVKKLVNNREVENLLVEKESLQ; encoded by the exons ATGGCAGAATCGTCGATCGGAGATGATGTTGAGGTGACACCGAGCTCAGATGTGCCGAGAGAAGCGGTGTTGAGAATGATGGAAGATGATATTGAGTATATGAGGATCGGGTGCGATAAGCTCGCCAGAACTGATAAAGCTACTTCAGATCGGCTAGGAGCGTTGGAAAAAAAGATCGCGACGATGGGATCAGAGTCAAATTCAAGATTGGGAGTAATCGAGAGCCAGATACTTTTGATAACAGAAATGTTATCTCGGTTCGAAGCAAATGCAGTGATCAATCAACGACCGGGGAAAGGTATTATGTCGTCATCATTCCATACACAAAATCAG AAAGTGGATATGCCTGTGCTTGCTGGTCTGTTGCCTTTTGATTGGATTTCCAGGGTTGAGAGATTCTTCAGAATTGGGAACTATAACAACGAAGACAAGCTACATTTGGTGTCGTTGAGCTTAGAAGGTCCAGTTCTTCAATGGTTCAATGGAGAGATGATGACAGAACCGTTTCAGAGTTGGAATCAGTTTACAAAAAGGATGCTCGAGAGGTTTGCTGGACCAATTGATAATGATCCGGCAGCGAGACTGTTCTGCTTACAACAGGAAGGCGACACTGTGGATTATGTGAATGAGTTTGAAATGTTGAGAAACCAAGTAACATGGGTTGATGAGAAGAATCTGATAAAAGTATTCTATAATGGATTGAAGCCTGAGATGAAGGAGGTTATTAGGATGAAGGAACCAGTGAGCCTAACAAGTCACAAATTAGCGGTGTTGAAAATGCAGAGCACTACTTTTTGTAAGGTGATTGGATCTGCGGCTGTGGGTGAAACACAGAAAGGATACAAGCGTCAGTCTTACTCTACTCGAATTGCAATCGTTccaccaaaaaaaattggtgaTCAGTCAAGTTTGGAAGCCGGAGCTAACAAAGAAAATGCAGTTCAACAAAGACCAGCATTGAGACCAAGACAACAATATTCAGATGCGGAGCTTGACAGAATGAGGAAAGATAAA CTTCAAGTTATGGATTCTCAAGAGGAAGACATATTTCAAGAACAACCGAACCAGCAAGTGCTACACACATTATCACTGAATTCATATTTGGGAATTGACTCTTCGAAGACTACGAAGATGAGAGGTTACATAAATAACAAAGAGGTGATAGTTATGCTTGCTATTGGAGCATCTCACAACTTCATATCACCCGAAGTTGTGACCAAGCTACGACTGAAAGTTTCTGCTGACAGTAGCTTGGACGTGTTGTTGG GCATAGGTGAAGTGGACTGGAAGGAGCAGGTATTTTCGTTTGTCTATGAAGGGAACAGAGTGACTTTGTTAGGAGAAAAGGCCCTAAACTGCATGAAATTCTATTTCAAGTCATTGAAACCAGTCTATACAAGTGGTAAGATAGGAAGAGAAGTTCTTCTTGCTTCTTCTATAGCAACATCTTTATTTCCAGAAGTTCGTATACAATACTCCCAGATACTCCAAGAATTTGCTGATGTGTTTTCAATCCCTACTACATTACCTTCATTCCGGGGACAAAGACATACAATCAACCTAAAACCAGGAGTATCTTCAGTGTCTGTTCGACCGTGTAGATATCCGCATGCTAGCAAAGTTGCTATGGAACAGATGGTGAACGATATGTTAGCTACGGGTATTATACGGCCAAGCACAAGTCCATTCTCAAGTCATGTTCTTCTAGTAAAGAAGAAAGATGTGTCTTTACGCTTTTGTGTTGATTACAGGTCACTGAACAGAGCTACTATACTGGACAAATACCCTATTCCA CTATCATCAAATAAGAAGGTGGAAGCTGACATTCACAAGACGGCTTTTCGCATAGTGGAAGGGCACTACGAGTTCCTAGTcatgccttttggcttaacaAATGCGCCAGATCCAGGCCCTTATGAACAAG TTCAAACTGTGGAGTATCTTAGTCACATAATATCAGCAAACGGCGTAGCTACTGATTCAGCAAAGACAGAAGAAATGACTACTTGGCCAATTCCGAAAACATTGAAGCAGTTACGTGGTTTTCTTGGTTTAACGGGATATTATCGAAGATTCGTCAAGGATTATGGCAGTATTGCTCGGCCACTGACTACTCTTCTGAAGAAAGATCAATTCTTCTGGTCACAGGAAGAACAAGCGGCTTTCGACCAGTTAAAGCACGCTATGGCTCATGCTCTGGTGCTGGCGTTACCAAATTTTCAGGAAACCTTTGTGATTGAGTCAGATGCATCAAGATTTGGTCTTGGCGCTGTATTAATGCAAACCAAGCAACCTATTGCCTTCTTTAGTCACGCGCTAACAACCAGGGAACAAATGAAACCAGCGTATAAACGGGAACTAATGGCGATAGTAATGGCTATCAGAAAATGGAAGCACTATCTGTTGGGTCGAAAGTTCCATGTTCACAGTGATCAAC AGCAGCGTAGATTATCTCGTTCGTTGTCTACTTCTTCCATGATATTGGCTCTTACTGTGCCGACTGTGCTCCAATGGGAAGATTTATATAATGAAATCCGAGCTGATACAACATTACAAGCTACAATTTCGAAGTTATTAAGTGGTGCTCTGGTTTCGAAGAAGTATCAAGTGATTGAAGGAAGGTTGTGGTCTAAGAAACAACTGGTCATTCCGAAGACATCTAAGTTCGTTCTAGTGATCTTACAAGAGGCGCATAACAGTAAGCTGGGTCGTCATTCTGGTGTTTTGAAAACAGTTAAGAGAGTGCAGTGTTCGTTTTCTTGGAAAGGAATGTATAAGCAGATTCACGAGTATGTGGCTTCGT ATAAGTCAAGGCGTGATCTGGAACTAGCTGTGGGTGATATGGTTTACTTGAAGCTCCAACCGTATCGTCAGAAGACAGTTTCTCGCCGTTTCTGTCAGAAGTTAGTTGCAAAATTCTATGGTCCGTACAAGATCATTGAACGCATTGGGAAAACAGCTTACAAGCTACATTTACCCCCTGAGGCTCGTATTCATTCAGTGTTTCATGTATCTCAATTAAAGTTGGCTTTGGGACAGCAGGATCAGTGCAGTGAGTTACCTCCGAGCTGCAGTGTAGATGACGATGAAGTTATCACGCCAGCGGATGTATTGGACAAGCGTTACAGCTCGAAGGGTGAACTTGAACTATTG CTTGAGGGCAAGCTGAATTTTGTTGGGGGAAGTATTGATAGGTACAAGAAGTCATATTACCGAAAAAGGAAGGGAAAAGAAGTGTGTGAAGTTGAGGGTTGGTATATTGAAGTGAAGAAGTTAGTAAATAACAGAGAAGTGGAGAACCTTTTAGTTGAGAAAGAGTCTTTGCAGTAG